One Solirubrobacterales bacterium genomic window, CCACCCACCCAGAGAAGGAGAGCAACATGGCCGACCTCGAATTCAACCTCCAGGAACTGGTGATCGCCACCGACGACGTCGAGGCCGCCGCCGAACGCTGGAAGGGCAGCCTCGGCGTGCCCGCTGACGAGAAGGTCTCCTACCCGCAGGCCGGGATCGAGATCGAGATGAGCGGCGTCTGGGTGGGCGACTTCCGGCTGGCCTTCGTCAGCGACTCGAGCGGCAAGGGTCCGG contains:
- a CDS encoding VOC family protein, producing MADLEFNLQELVIATDDVEAAAERWKGSLGVPADEKVSYPQAGIEIEMSGVWVGDFRLAFVSDSSGKGPVSKFLEKRGEGLFEICIHTNDLEAAVEQMKSGGMRFTSEEPHILRNYEWKGEIFSEVHVM